The Flaviramulus sp. BrNp1-15 genome includes the window GAAAAACCATTGCTAAAACATGATTTTTTTTAAAGTAAAAGCTGGTGCATTACAACTTACCATGTTTGTGGTAGTGGTTATTGCATTATTATTGGCTGCTTTTATTATTTTAATTCACACACATAAAACCTTTAAAGTTCACACAGATTTTGTATTGGAAACCATTAATAATGCAGATCGAGGAATAAACTATACTTTAAACAATAGTTATCAGCTTCATGATACTATTTCCGTTAATTTAGAAGATGAAGATTATAAAACTTTAAAAGTATATCGTGATTATTGGGGACTTTTTGAAAAGGTTACTTCCATGTCTTCAATAAAAAATAAGACCTTTAAGAAAACCGCTTTACTAGGTGCGTCTCAACCTGAAATTGATAGAACAGCTCTTTATATAGAAGACAACAACAAACCTTTAGTAGTTGTTGGAAACACCAAAATACAAGGGGTAACGTATTTACCAAAACAAGGTGTTAGAACAGGCAACATTTCTGGGCATTCGTATTACGGCGATCAGTTAATTTACGGGAAACAAAAAACATGTACTGAGTTCCCTAAACTCCATACTGAAACACTTAATCAAATTAAAAAATTGAGTAGAATTTATGAAACTGTAGAATCCGATCAGTTTATAGATTTAAGTGAGAACAGAACGCATAAGAATTCCTTTTACAATCCTTTACAAGTTATTTATAGTTTGGAAACTATTAATCTTTTAGGAGTTAACTTAACAGGTCACATTTTAGTGCAATCTGAATCCAAAATAATTGTGGATGCATCTGCGAACTTAAAAGACATTATTTTAATTGCTCCTAAAATAGAAGTAAAGAATTATGTTACAGGAACATTTCAAGCCTTTGCATCAAAAGAAATTAATGTTGGTAGCCATTGTGAGCTCAATTACCCAAGTAGTTTTATTTTATATGATAAAACTGAATATGATGAAAATAATAAAAACCTAAAAGAAACAGCTACTATTAAAATTGATAAAAATACCACCATTAAAGGAAGTTTAATTTATTTGGGAAATATTAAAAATTACAAATCACAAGTTTTTATAGAAGATAGCGCAACTATAATAGGAGAGGTGTATTGCAATAAAAATCTAGAACTTCTAGGAAATGTTTATGGTAGTGTATTTACATCCGGCTTTGTCGCAAATCAATCGGGTTCAGCATATCAAAACCATATTTATAATGGAAAAATAATAGTTAATAATTTACCACAAGAATTTGTAGGCTTATCATTTAAAAACTCAAAAAAAGGGATTGTAAAATGGTTGTATTGAAGAAAATAAAGGCATCTACTTTAATGGAAACTTTAGTTGCTACAGTCCTTATCGTGGTTGTATTTATAATAGCCAGTATGATTTTAAATAATTTATTTTCGAATACAATTAAAAACAATACTAGAAATATTAATGCAAAATTAAATGAATTAGAATATTTATATATAAATGACAAAATCAATATACCAGCTTATGATGATTATAAGTTTTGGGAAATAGCAATAGAACGCGATAATGATAGGGGTATAAATATAATTAAGCTTGAAGCTGTAAATTCTAAGGCCAGTAAAACGGTTACAAAGGAAATTATTGAAAACTAAACACAAAATACAAGCTTTTACTTTAAGTGAAATGATTGTGGTCATCATCATCACTAGTATTATAGTTGGTATGGCTTTTTCTGTTTTATCTATGGTGCAAAAACATATGAGTAGTATTCAAAGTAATTTTACTAAAAACACCGAACTCAATAAACTAGAGCAGGCTTTATGGATTGATTTTAATAGATACACCAATATAAAATATGACATAGTGGATGATGAATTGATTTTTACTTCAGAAATGGATACGATTTCATATAAATTTACTGAAGATTCTATTCTTAAAAACCTAGATACCTTCAATATTCAAGTACAAAACAAATTATTCTTTTTTGATGGAACCAAAGCTCAAAATGGACAAATAGATGCCATTAAAATGGAGACATCTAAAACATTTCAAAATCAGCAACTTTTTGTATTTAAACAAAATGATGCCACCTTATTCATGAACTAATGGCATTTCAGTTAGATAACATATCACAAAAAGTTTCAGTAGAGAAAGAGTCAACAGACAATCTTGCTTTTCTTAAAAAGGAAATCACATGGTTTAATAACACTTTTTCTAACAAGGTAAAAGAAGATTTTTATACTGAGTTGGGTGTATTGTTAAAAGCAGGAGTGTCATTAAAAGATGGCTTAGAACTTATTGAAAATTCTCAAAAGAAGAACCAAAATAAAGAGTTATTAAAAACAATATCAAAGGATATTGTTTCAGGCCAAAGTCTATCAGAGGCTTTAAAAGTTCATAATCAATTTACTAGTTATGAATTTCATTCCATTAAAATTGGCGAAGAAACCGGGACTTTAGCTAAGGTAAGTGAGCAATTAGGAAGTTTTTATGCCAAAAAAAATGAACAGCGAAGAAACTTAATTAGTGCTTTAACCTATCCTGTTATTATTTTAACTACAGCTGTTCTTGTTGTCGTTTTTA containing:
- a CDS encoding prepilin-type N-terminal cleavage/methylation domain-containing protein; amino-acid sequence: MKTKHKIQAFTLSEMIVVIIITSIIVGMAFSVLSMVQKHMSSIQSNFTKNTELNKLEQALWIDFNRYTNIKYDIVDDELIFTSEMDTISYKFTEDSILKNLDTFNIQVQNKLFFFDGTKAQNGQIDAIKMETSKTFQNQQLFVFKQNDATLFMN